From a single Nissabacter sp. SGAir0207 genomic region:
- a CDS encoding amino acid permease, with protein sequence MAQQHTNNPQPPTALRRELKARHLTMIAIGGSIGTGLFVGSGATVSQAGPGGALLSYALIGLMVYFLMTSLGELAAFMPVSGSFSTYGAKYVEEGFGFALGWNYWYNWAVTIAVELVASQLLMSYWFPDTPGWIWSALFLGLMFLLNWISVKGFGEAEYWFSLVKVVTVVIFIIIGILMIVGIMKGGEHAGWQNWTIGDAPFAGGFSAMIGVAMIAGFSFQGTELIGIAAGESENPAKNIPRAVRQVFWRIMLFYIFAILIISLIIPYTDPNLLRNDVTDISVSPFTLVFRNAGLLSAAAVMNAVILTAVLSAGNSGMYASTRMLFTLASEGKAPRLFARLSKGGVPRNALYATTAVAALCFLTSMFGDQQVYLWLLNTSGMTGFIAWLGIAISHYRFRRGYVAQGRDLNALPYRSGLFPLGPIFAFVLCLIITLGQNYQAFLADTIDWTGVAATYIGIPLFLIIWFGYKLTRGTHVVKYREMEFPDHKE encoded by the coding sequence ATCTGACGATGATCGCGATTGGCGGATCCATCGGCACCGGGCTGTTTGTCGGCTCTGGCGCCACCGTATCACAGGCCGGGCCGGGGGGCGCGCTGCTCTCCTACGCGCTGATTGGCCTGATGGTCTACTTCCTGATGACCAGCCTCGGCGAGCTGGCGGCCTTCATGCCGGTCTCCGGCTCCTTCTCCACCTATGGCGCCAAATATGTCGAAGAGGGCTTCGGCTTCGCCCTTGGCTGGAACTACTGGTACAACTGGGCGGTGACCATCGCCGTCGAGCTGGTGGCCTCGCAGCTGCTGATGAGTTACTGGTTCCCCGATACCCCCGGCTGGATCTGGAGCGCGCTGTTCCTTGGCCTGATGTTCCTGCTGAACTGGATCTCGGTGAAGGGCTTTGGCGAGGCGGAGTACTGGTTCTCGCTGGTCAAGGTGGTGACGGTGGTGATCTTCATCATCATTGGCATCCTGATGATCGTTGGCATCATGAAGGGCGGCGAGCACGCGGGCTGGCAGAACTGGACCATCGGTGACGCGCCCTTTGCTGGTGGCTTCTCGGCGATGATTGGCGTGGCGATGATTGCTGGCTTCTCCTTCCAGGGCACCGAGCTGATTGGCATCGCGGCGGGCGAATCCGAAAACCCGGCGAAAAACATCCCGCGCGCGGTGCGGCAGGTGTTCTGGCGCATCATGCTGTTCTACATCTTCGCCATCCTGATCATCAGCCTGATCATCCCGTACACCGACCCGAACCTGCTGCGCAATGACGTCACGGACATCAGCGTCAGCCCGTTCACCCTGGTGTTCCGCAATGCTGGCCTGCTCTCCGCCGCGGCAGTGATGAACGCGGTGATCCTGACGGCGGTGCTGTCGGCGGGTAACTCCGGCATGTACGCTTCCACCCGGATGCTGTTCACCCTGGCAAGCGAAGGCAAGGCACCGCGCCTGTTCGCCCGCCTCTCCAAGGGCGGCGTGCCGCGCAACGCGCTCTATGCCACCACTGCCGTGGCCGCGCTCTGCTTCCTGACCTCCATGTTTGGCGACCAGCAGGTTTACCTGTGGCTGCTCAACACCTCGGGCATGACTGGCTTCATCGCCTGGTTGGGGATCGCCATCAGCCACTACCGCTTCCGCCGTGGCTATGTGGCGCAGGGGCGTGACCTGAACGCGCTGCCGTACCGCTCCGGGCTGTTCCCGCTGGGGCCGATCTTCGCCTTCGTGCTCTGCCTGATCATTACGCTCGGCCAGAACTATCAGGCGTTTCTGGCAGACACCATTGACTGGACTGGGGTAGCGGCGACTTACATCGGCATCCCGCTGTTCCTGATTATCTGGTTCGGCTACAAGCTGACGCGCGGCACCCATGTCGTGAAGTACCGTGAGATGGAATTCCCGGATCACAAAGAGTAA
- a CDS encoding iron ABC transporter permease — MSITTDPTLRPESALPAGVMGRYRHIVRHRLLILALLVVAITASLVLDFTLGPAGLSLPTLWQALVSPETVDAGTRVIVWDIRMPYALMAVVVGLALGLAGSEMQTILNNPLASPFTLGVSSAAAFGAALAIVLGIGLPGVPAQWFISANAFIFALLAALMLDGVTRWTRVATSGVVLFGIALVFTFNALVSMMQFIATEDTLQGLVFWTMGSLARASWEKLGILLLAVALLLPLSMMSSWKLTALRLGEDRAVSFGIDVRRLRLATLLRISILSALAVAFVGPIGFIGLVAPHIARLMFGEDHRFYLPASALIGALVLSMASVASKNLIPGVIIPVGIVTSLVGVPFFLSIILRHRGNV; from the coding sequence ATGAGCATCACCACCGACCCCACCCTCCGCCCGGAGAGCGCACTGCCCGCTGGCGTGATGGGGCGTTACCGTCACATTGTCCGGCACCGTTTACTGATTCTGGCGCTGCTGGTCGTCGCCATCACCGCCTCGCTGGTGCTGGATTTCACCCTTGGCCCGGCCGGGCTGTCGCTGCCGACCCTGTGGCAGGCGCTGGTATCACCGGAGACGGTGGATGCTGGCACCCGCGTTATTGTCTGGGATATCCGCATGCCCTATGCGCTGATGGCGGTGGTGGTCGGGCTGGCGCTGGGACTGGCTGGCTCGGAGATGCAGACCATCCTGAATAACCCGCTGGCCAGCCCCTTCACGTTGGGCGTCTCCTCGGCGGCGGCCTTCGGCGCGGCGCTGGCGATCGTGCTGGGCATTGGCCTGCCGGGCGTACCGGCGCAGTGGTTTATCTCCGCCAACGCCTTTATCTTTGCGCTGCTGGCGGCGCTGATGCTGGATGGCGTCACGCGCTGGACGCGGGTCGCCACCTCCGGCGTGGTGCTGTTTGGCATCGCGCTGGTCTTCACCTTCAACGCGCTGGTGTCGATGATGCAGTTCATCGCCACCGAGGACACGTTGCAGGGGCTGGTATTCTGGACGATGGGCAGTCTGGCGCGCGCCTCCTGGGAGAAGCTCGGCATCCTGTTGCTGGCGGTGGCGCTGCTGCTGCCGCTGTCGATGATGAGCTCGTGGAAACTGACCGCGCTGCGCCTCGGCGAGGATCGGGCAGTCAGCTTCGGCATTGACGTGCGCCGCCTGCGTCTGGCGACGCTGCTGCGCATCAGCATCCTGTCGGCGCTGGCGGTGGCCTTCGTTGGCCCGATTGGCTTCATTGGGCTGGTGGCACCACACATCGCCCGGCTGATGTTCGGTGAGGATCACCGCTTCTACCTGCCAGCCAGTGCGCTGATTGGCGCGCTGGTGCTGTCGATGGCCTCGGTGGCCTCGAAAAACCTGATCCCCGGCGTCATCATTCCGGTGGGCATTGTCACCTCGCTGGTGGGCGTGCCCTTCTTCCTGAGCATCATTCTGCGCCACCGGGGGAACGTATGA
- a CDS encoding ABC transporter ATP-binding protein — MTAGLRIEHFHAGYPKRPVIQNLNVPHLARGHITVLLGPNGSGKSTLLRSLAGLNPAQGALYLDGQDLMQMPFARRAEQVVYLPQSLPAGVHLHVLESIIVAQRASGGRGQKAGGEGEVMALLEQLGIAHLALSYLDQLSGGQKQLVGLAQSLIRQPSLLLLDEPLSALDLNYQFHVMDLVRRETRKRNIVTVVVVHDINIALRHGDHVLMLQNGQLIADGAPDEVITPQSLAAVYGVRGRIERCSQGNPQVMIDGLVSRPSL, encoded by the coding sequence ATGACCGCAGGGCTGCGTATTGAGCACTTCCACGCCGGTTACCCGAAACGGCCGGTGATCCAAAACCTGAACGTGCCGCATCTGGCGCGCGGCCACATCACCGTGCTGCTGGGGCCGAACGGCAGCGGCAAGTCAACGCTGCTGCGTTCGCTGGCTGGCCTCAACCCGGCGCAGGGCGCGCTCTACTTGGACGGACAGGATCTGATGCAGATGCCCTTCGCCCGCCGCGCCGAGCAGGTGGTCTACCTGCCGCAGTCGCTGCCGGCTGGGGTGCATCTGCATGTGCTGGAGTCGATCATCGTTGCCCAGCGCGCCTCCGGTGGGCGCGGGCAGAAGGCGGGCGGCGAGGGGGAGGTGATGGCGCTGCTGGAGCAGCTCGGCATCGCCCACCTGGCCCTCAGCTACCTCGACCAGCTCTCCGGCGGCCAGAAGCAGCTGGTGGGGCTGGCGCAATCGCTGATTCGCCAGCCGTCACTGCTGCTGCTGGATGAGCCGCTCAGCGCCCTCGACCTCAACTACCAGTTCCACGTGATGGATCTGGTACGGCGCGAAACCCGCAAGCGCAACATCGTGACGGTGGTGGTGGTGCATGACATCAACATCGCGCTGCGCCACGGCGACCATGTGCTGATGCTGCAAAACGGCCAGCTGATTGCCGACGGCGCGCCAGACGAGGTGATCACGCCGCAGAGTCTGGCGGCGGTGTATGGCGTGCGCGGGCGCATCGAGCGCTGCTCGCAGGGGAACCCGCAGGTGATGATCGACGGCCTGGTGAGCCGGCCGTCGCTCTAA
- a CDS encoding FAD-binding oxidoreductase, with protein MTEHIASYYAATANPHEPWPQLAGSIECDVCVVGGGFTGLSSALYLTEAGYDVVLLEAVRIGWGATGRNGGQVVNSFSRDVDVIEERYGEESARILGSMIFEGADIIRQRIDQYAIDCDYRPGGIFAALNHKQLKQLHQQKARWEKYGHHSLVMLDQSGIQHEIGSRRYVGGMLDPRGGHLHPLNLALGEAEAIRRHGGRIYEHSAVTRIDYGSPARVHTAQGEVKARFVVLAGNAYLGDRLEPRLSRLSMPCGSQIVATAPLPESVARTLLPNRYCVEDCNYLLDYFRLTADRRLLFGGGVIYGARDPAEIDPLILPKLHKTFPQLRDVKIDYRWSGNFLLTLSRMPQFGRLEHNVYYMQGDSGHGVTLTHLAGKLISEVMRGDAERFDAFARLPHLPFFGGRSLQVPFTAIGAVYYALRDRLG; from the coding sequence ATGACCGAGCATATTGCCAGTTACTATGCGGCCACCGCCAATCCGCATGAACCCTGGCCGCAGCTTGCCGGCAGCATAGAGTGTGATGTCTGTGTGGTGGGGGGCGGTTTCACTGGCCTCTCCTCCGCGCTCTACCTGACGGAAGCCGGCTATGATGTGGTATTGCTGGAGGCCGTGCGCATCGGCTGGGGTGCCACCGGGCGCAACGGCGGCCAGGTGGTCAACTCTTTCAGCCGTGACGTGGATGTGATTGAGGAGCGTTATGGTGAGGAGAGTGCCCGAATATTGGGCAGCATGATCTTTGAGGGGGCGGACATCATCCGCCAGCGCATCGATCAATACGCGATCGATTGTGATTACCGCCCCGGCGGCATCTTCGCCGCACTCAACCACAAACAGCTCAAACAGCTGCACCAGCAAAAGGCGCGCTGGGAGAAATATGGGCATCACAGTCTGGTCATGCTGGATCAGAGCGGTATCCAGCATGAGATTGGTTCGCGGCGCTATGTCGGCGGTATGCTTGACCCGCGCGGCGGCCACCTCCATCCGCTCAATCTGGCGCTGGGTGAGGCCGAGGCAATCCGCCGCCACGGCGGCCGGATCTATGAACACTCCGCCGTCACCCGCATCGACTATGGCTCGCCAGCGCGGGTGCACACCGCACAGGGCGAGGTCAAGGCGCGCTTTGTGGTGCTGGCTGGCAACGCCTACCTGGGCGACCGGCTGGAGCCGCGCCTGTCACGCCTGAGTATGCCGTGCGGCTCGCAGATTGTTGCCACCGCGCCGCTGCCGGAGAGCGTGGCGCGCACCCTGCTGCCGAACCGCTACTGCGTCGAGGATTGCAACTACCTGCTCGACTACTTCCGCCTTACCGCCGACCGGCGGCTGCTGTTCGGCGGCGGCGTGATCTATGGCGCGCGTGACCCGGCGGAGATTGACCCGCTGATCCTGCCGAAACTGCACAAGACCTTCCCGCAGCTACGCGACGTGAAAATCGACTACCGCTGGAGCGGCAATTTCCTGCTGACCCTGTCGCGGATGCCGCAGTTTGGTCGGCTGGAGCACAACGTCTACTACATGCAGGGCGACAGCGGCCACGGTGTTACCCTCACCCACCTGGCCGGCAAGCTGATCTCCGAGGTGATGCGCGGCGACGCCGAGCGCTTTGACGCCTTCGCCCGGCTGCCGCACCTGCCCTTCTTCGGCGGCCGCAGCCTTCAGGTGCCCTTCACCGCCATCGGCGCGGTCTACTACGCGCTGCGCGACCGGCTGGGCTAG
- the puuR gene encoding HTH-type transcriptional regulator PuuR, producing MNDISVAPGRRLSQIRQQLGLSQRRAAELSGLTHSAISTIEQDKVSPAISTLQKLLTVYGLSMAEFFADDQRLKTPQVVIEPENLIEIGSQGVSMKLVHNGNPMRALAMLLETYEPGSSTGEKIRHQGEEVGTLLEGEIVLTVNGQSFPLRAGQSYTINTGMPHSFTNLSARVCRIISAHTPTTF from the coding sequence ATGAATGACATCAGCGTGGCGCCGGGGCGACGGCTGTCCCAGATCCGCCAGCAACTGGGGCTGTCACAGCGCCGGGCCGCCGAACTCTCCGGGCTGACCCACAGCGCCATCAGCACCATTGAGCAGGACAAGGTCAGCCCGGCCATCAGCACGCTGCAAAAGCTGCTGACGGTTTACGGCCTCTCCATGGCGGAGTTCTTCGCCGATGACCAGCGGCTAAAGACGCCGCAGGTGGTGATCGAGCCGGAGAACCTGATTGAGATTGGCAGCCAGGGGGTGTCGATGAAGCTGGTGCACAACGGCAACCCGATGCGCGCGCTGGCGATGCTGCTGGAGACCTATGAGCCGGGAAGCAGCACCGGCGAGAAGATCCGCCATCAGGGTGAGGAGGTCGGCACCCTGCTGGAGGGGGAGATCGTGCTGACCGTCAACGGCCAGAGTTTCCCCCTACGGGCTGGCCAGAGTTACACCATCAACACTGGTATGCCACACAGTTTTACCAACCTGTCGGCGCGCGTGTGCCGCATCATCAGCGCCCACACCCCGACAACCTTTTGA
- the puuD gene encoding gamma-glutamyl-gamma-aminobutyrate hydrolase, with amino-acid sequence MGNIFNRPVVGVVMCRECIDGHYTQTVEEKYLDAVFTAGGLPVALPQVLASQPYALDSVVARLDGVFLTGSPSNIEPHHYGEEGIEEWNDPGRDQLALTLIRSMLDQRLPLFAACRGMQELVVATGGALHRQVHNEPGFMDHREDLSQSADIQYGPAHPVIVEPGGLLEQLLPGTPLFEVNSLHGQGTRRLSPSMRVEASAPDGLIEAVSVRDHPFALGVQWHPEWRIEENPVSRQLFEAFICACRDAMVEERPVPENVL; translated from the coding sequence ATGGGCAATATATTTAACAGGCCGGTGGTCGGCGTGGTGATGTGCCGGGAGTGCATCGACGGTCACTATACCCAGACGGTGGAGGAGAAGTACCTGGATGCGGTCTTCACCGCCGGCGGGCTGCCGGTGGCGCTGCCGCAGGTGCTGGCCAGCCAGCCCTATGCGCTTGATAGCGTGGTGGCGCGGCTGGATGGGGTGTTCCTCACCGGTAGCCCCAGCAACATTGAGCCGCACCACTATGGCGAAGAGGGCATTGAGGAGTGGAACGATCCGGGCCGCGACCAGCTGGCGCTGACGCTGATCCGCTCGATGCTCGACCAGCGCCTGCCGCTGTTTGCCGCCTGCCGTGGGATGCAGGAGTTGGTGGTGGCCACCGGCGGCGCGCTGCACCGTCAGGTGCACAACGAGCCGGGCTTTATGGATCACCGCGAGGATCTGTCGCAGTCGGCGGACATCCAGTACGGCCCGGCGCACCCGGTGATTGTCGAGCCGGGCGGCCTGCTGGAGCAGCTATTGCCCGGCACGCCGCTGTTTGAGGTCAATTCGCTGCACGGCCAGGGCACACGGCGGCTCAGCCCGTCCATGCGCGTGGAGGCCAGCGCCCCCGACGGCCTGATTGAGGCGGTCAGCGTGCGCGACCATCCGTTCGCCCTGGGGGTGCAGTGGCACCCGGAGTGGCGCATCGAGGAGAACCCGGTGTCACGCCAACTGTTTGAGGCCTTTATTTGTGCCTGCCGCGACGCGATGGTGGAAGAGCGGCCGGTGCCGGAAAACGTACTATGA
- a CDS encoding glutamine synthetase family protein, giving the protein MQTNLVEVEKFAKHSDERRSSAFQREVEQYLERHPLTQHIDVLLTDLNGSFRGKRIPVSALKKVEKGCYFPASVFAMDILGNVVEEAGLGQELGEPDHVCMPIPGTLVPSAADPEHIGQLLLTMLDEDGTPFDVEPRNVLNSVWQALRQRGLFPVVAVELEFYLIDRQRDSEGYLQPPCAPGTQERNVHTQVYSVDNLNHFADVLSEIDTLAQMQHLPADGAVAESSPGQFEINLHHTDNVLRACDDALALKRLVRQVAENHNMHATFMAKPYEEYAGSGMHIHVSVLDGQGNNQFADASGEDSALLRRALAGMVDLMPGSMALLAPNVNAYRRFQPGMYVPTQASWGHNNRTVALRIPCGEAESRRIEYRVAGADANPYLVVATVLAGLLHGLEHELPLPEPVTGNGLEQEGVPLPIRQSDALCEFEEQATLKHYLGERFCHVYHACKSDELLQFERLVTETEIDWMLKNA; this is encoded by the coding sequence ATGCAAACCAATCTGGTAGAAGTTGAAAAATTCGCAAAACACAGCGACGAGAGACGAAGTAGCGCGTTCCAACGTGAAGTCGAACAATACTTGGAACGCCACCCCCTCACTCAACACATCGACGTCCTCCTCACCGATCTCAACGGCAGTTTCCGCGGTAAACGAATCCCTGTCTCAGCATTGAAAAAAGTCGAAAAAGGCTGCTACTTCCCTGCGTCCGTGTTTGCGATGGACATCCTCGGCAATGTGGTGGAGGAGGCCGGGCTTGGCCAGGAGCTGGGCGAGCCAGACCACGTCTGTATGCCGATCCCCGGCACGCTGGTGCCCTCCGCCGCTGACCCGGAGCACATCGGCCAGCTGCTGCTCACCATGCTGGATGAAGATGGTACTCCCTTTGACGTTGAACCCCGTAATGTGCTGAACAGCGTATGGCAGGCCTTGCGCCAGCGCGGCCTGTTCCCGGTGGTAGCGGTAGAGTTGGAGTTCTATCTCATTGACCGGCAGCGGGACAGCGAGGGCTACCTTCAGCCGCCGTGCGCCCCCGGCACCCAGGAGCGCAACGTCCATACCCAAGTCTACTCGGTGGACAACCTGAATCACTTTGCCGACGTGTTGAGCGAGATCGACACGCTGGCCCAGATGCAGCACCTGCCAGCCGATGGCGCGGTGGCGGAGTCCTCGCCCGGCCAGTTCGAGATCAACCTGCACCACACCGACAACGTACTGCGCGCCTGTGACGATGCGCTGGCGCTGAAGCGGCTGGTGCGCCAGGTGGCGGAAAACCACAACATGCACGCCACCTTTATGGCGAAGCCCTACGAGGAGTACGCTGGCAGCGGGATGCATATCCACGTCAGCGTGCTGGACGGGCAGGGCAACAACCAATTTGCCGATGCCTCGGGTGAGGACTCGGCGCTGCTGCGGCGCGCGCTGGCGGGCATGGTCGACCTGATGCCCGGCTCGATGGCGCTGCTGGCACCCAACGTCAACGCCTACCGCCGCTTCCAGCCGGGCATGTACGTGCCGACGCAAGCCTCCTGGGGCCACAATAACCGCACGGTGGCGCTGCGCATTCCGTGTGGCGAGGCCGAGAGCCGCCGCATTGAGTACCGGGTGGCCGGTGCGGATGCCAACCCCTATCTGGTGGTCGCCACCGTGTTGGCTGGCCTGCTGCATGGGCTGGAGCACGAACTGCCGCTGCCGGAGCCGGTCACCGGCAATGGGCTGGAGCAGGAGGGCGTGCCGCTGCCAATCCGCCAGAGCGACGCGCTGTGTGAGTTCGAAGAGCAGGCGACGCTGAAGCACTATCTGGGCGAGCGCTTCTGCCACGTCTACCATGCCTGTAAGAGTGACGAGCTGCTGCAATTCGAGCGGCTGGTGACAGAAACCGAAATTGACTGGATGCTTAAAAACGCCTGA
- a CDS encoding APC family permease, with protein sequence MSTNAIATGAPAYQRVKLHRTLTLVQVVMMGLAYLQPMTIFDTFGIVTGLTDGHVATAYAFALIAVLFTAVSYGKLVQRFSSAGSAYTYAQKAINPHIGFMVGWSSLLDYLFMPMINILLAKIYLEAIFPGVPSWIFVVALVGLMTFFNLRGIKLVANLNSFIVVVQVAIMVVFLGLLIHGVYQGEGTGQLVSSKPFWSENAHVVPMITGATILCFSFLGFDGISSLSEETPNAAKVIPRAIFLTALIGGVIFIVVSYFLQLYFPDISRFHDPDASQPEIMLYVAGKFFQSVILCFSCVTVLASGMAAHAGVSRLLYVMGRDGVFPQKIFGFVHPTWRTPAFNVLLVGVVALSAVWFDLVTATALINFGALVAFTFVNLSVISQFFIREKRNKTAKDILHYLVLPVIGALTVGALWLNLEPSSMNLGLVWGAIGLAYLAFITRFFTKAPPQMDEKELDEELA encoded by the coding sequence ATGTCCACTAATGCTATCGCTACCGGTGCGCCGGCCTACCAACGCGTTAAGCTGCACCGTACCCTGACACTGGTTCAGGTGGTGATGATGGGCCTGGCCTATCTACAGCCGATGACCATCTTTGATACCTTCGGCATCGTGACCGGCCTGACTGATGGCCACGTCGCGACTGCCTATGCCTTCGCGCTGATCGCGGTGCTGTTCACGGCCGTCAGCTACGGCAAACTGGTCCAGCGCTTCTCCTCCGCTGGCTCCGCCTACACCTACGCCCAGAAAGCCATTAACCCGCACATCGGCTTTATGGTGGGCTGGTCATCCCTGCTGGACTACCTGTTCATGCCGATGATCAACATCCTGTTGGCGAAAATCTATCTGGAAGCGATCTTCCCCGGCGTGCCCTCCTGGATCTTTGTGGTGGCACTGGTCGGCCTGATGACCTTCTTCAACCTGCGTGGCATCAAGCTGGTGGCGAACCTCAACAGCTTCATCGTGGTGGTGCAGGTTGCCATCATGGTGGTGTTCCTGGGGCTGCTGATCCACGGCGTCTATCAGGGTGAGGGCACCGGCCAGCTGGTGAGCAGCAAGCCGTTCTGGTCTGAGAATGCGCACGTGGTGCCGATGATCACCGGGGCGACCATCCTCTGCTTCTCATTCCTGGGCTTTGACGGCATCAGCTCGCTGTCGGAAGAGACGCCGAACGCCGCCAAGGTGATTCCGCGCGCGATCTTCCTGACCGCGCTGATTGGTGGCGTCATCTTTATCGTGGTCTCCTACTTCTTGCAGCTCTACTTCCCGGACATCTCGCGCTTCCATGACCCGGACGCGTCGCAGCCGGAGATCATGCTGTATGTGGCAGGCAAGTTCTTCCAGTCGGTGATCCTCTGCTTCTCCTGCGTGACCGTACTGGCCTCCGGCATGGCGGCACACGCGGGCGTCTCCCGCCTGCTCTACGTGATGGGCCGCGATGGCGTCTTCCCGCAGAAGATCTTTGGCTTCGTGCACCCGACCTGGCGCACCCCGGCATTCAACGTGCTGCTGGTAGGGGTGGTGGCGCTCTCCGCCGTCTGGTTTGATCTGGTGACCGCCACCGCGCTGATCAACTTCGGTGCGCTGGTGGCCTTCACCTTCGTCAACCTGTCGGTGATCTCGCAGTTCTTTATCCGCGAGAAGCGCAACAAAACCGCCAAGGATATCCTGCACTATCTGGTGCTGCCGGTGATTGGTGCCCTGACCGTGGGCGCGCTGTGGCTGAACCTGGAGCCGAGTTCCATGAACCTCGGTCTGGTGTGGGGCGCGATTGGTCTGGCCTACCTGGCCTTCATCACTCGCTTCTTCACCAAGGCCCCGCCGCAGATGGACGAGAAAGAGCTGGATGAAGAGCTGGCCTAA
- a CDS encoding MbeB family mobilization protein, with the protein MFIAYSEHRLKRAFSEHEQFVSVAQSLSAKRISDAIRAHETGMNEAMKSNRLNVLRMTGR; encoded by the coding sequence ATGTTTATCGCCTACTCAGAGCACAGGCTGAAGCGCGCGTTCAGCGAGCACGAGCAGTTTGTGAGCGTGGCACAGAGCTTAAGTGCGAAGAGAATCAGCGACGCTATCCGCGCCCACGAGACGGGCATGAACGAAGCGATGAAATCGAACCGGCTGAACGTGCTGCGCATGACCGGGCGGTGA
- a CDS encoding PAAR domain-containing protein — protein MASKGFFLYHLDKTTCGGRILAGASDDTYEIGGIVRQQVREGDPVTCGKHEGRFRVCGGMGDTYQVGGELKEWAGSLDSYSSCPCRARFIPSVLSHTYDSDCNAGRVAERKQEARKKKLIEAKEKGLEPMPIPALIYATQRTMDDYAAKDMQYGDLSEAELKARFGLTDISARVNPYTLTLIPPVTANPYSGFYPGSLTEEAVSRDESARLMFDEFRELAHMFSFHGPYKELITEMIDHMQENSGTPYSSPLLDRALKEQILNDRSEQSSLLSIKDALKDAINYEYGLIPLAKKGVLFNEEGNFKTVSSSTLPKFDSLLDRTNGLVISVHDTWATHITLKSLEVEGNSYRARVHYQIQDHFGLDIADILNPIYREFRIFRLWFALQRWDEYGYRPFITEMNTTIEITGRQDE, from the coding sequence ATGGCGAGCAAAGGTTTTTTTCTCTACCACCTGGATAAAACCACCTGCGGGGGGCGCATTCTTGCCGGTGCGTCTGACGATACCTACGAAATAGGCGGCATTGTGAGGCAGCAGGTCAGGGAGGGTGACCCGGTGACCTGTGGGAAGCATGAGGGACGGTTCCGCGTCTGCGGCGGTATGGGGGATACCTACCAGGTCGGCGGAGAACTGAAAGAGTGGGCGGGTTCGTTGGACAGCTACAGCTCCTGCCCCTGTCGCGCCCGATTTATTCCGTCTGTTCTCTCGCATACCTATGACAGTGACTGCAACGCCGGTCGCGTAGCGGAGCGGAAGCAGGAAGCCCGGAAGAAGAAACTTATCGAGGCAAAAGAGAAGGGGCTTGAACCGATGCCCATCCCGGCGCTTATCTATGCCACTCAGCGCACAATGGATGATTACGCCGCAAAGGATATGCAGTACGGCGACCTTAGCGAGGCCGAGCTGAAAGCGCGTTTTGGTTTGACGGATATCTCGGCGAGAGTCAACCCGTATACGCTTACCCTGATACCGCCCGTGACTGCCAATCCATATAGTGGGTTTTATCCGGGCAGCCTGACGGAAGAAGCAGTCAGTCGTGATGAAAGCGCACGTCTCATGTTTGATGAGTTTCGGGAACTGGCGCATATGTTCTCATTTCACGGCCCCTATAAAGAGCTTATTACGGAAATGATCGACCATATGCAGGAGAACAGCGGCACGCCGTACAGCAGCCCATTGCTGGACAGAGCGCTGAAAGAGCAGATCCTGAATGACCGTTCTGAACAAAGTTCTTTGCTGAGTATCAAAGATGCTTTGAAAGATGCCATTAATTACGAATATGGACTTATTCCGCTTGCTAAAAAGGGTGTTTTATTTAATGAAGAAGGAAATTTTAAGACTGTTAGCTCGTCAACTCTGCCTAAATTTGACAGCCTACTCGACCGTACTAACGGACTGGTAATTTCAGTCCATGATACCTGGGCGACACATATCACACTCAAGTCACTGGAAGTCGAGGGTAACTCTTATCGAGCAAGGGTACATTATCAAATCCAAGATCACTTCGGCCTTGATATTGCTGACATCCTGAACCCTATATACCGTGAATTTCGCATCTTCCGATTGTGGTTCGCGCTTCAGCGTTGGGATGAATACGGCTACAGACCATTTATCACCGAGATGAATACTACTATAGAAATCACCGGGAGGCAGGATGAATAA
- a CDS encoding DUF943 family protein: MNKRLIAGIITAASCGYLLWQYLTPVEIVAVHSDDFILVRNFPYLKFRQIAWWEANKDMIKAKYGVPHISEDGFYQVFIMDYGDGYRVDQGTDEDSDLLCFDDMHVDARCIRKNRLRWIGWSQNSGQFYR; encoded by the coding sequence ATGAATAAACGACTGATAGCAGGTATTATCACAGCAGCAAGCTGTGGCTATTTACTCTGGCAATATCTGACACCCGTTGAGATTGTTGCAGTACATAGCGACGATTTTATTCTTGTCAGGAATTTTCCGTATCTGAAATTTCGTCAGATAGCTTGGTGGGAAGCCAATAAGGATATGATAAAGGCAAAATATGGGGTTCCTCACATATCTGAGGATGGCTTCTATCAAGTATTTATTATGGATTATGGTGATGGCTATCGCGTTGATCAAGGCACGGATGAAGATTCAGATTTACTTTGCTTTGATGATATGCATGTAGATGCACGATGCATTAGAAAAAACAGACTTCGATGGATTGGCTGGAGCCAAAATAGCGGTCAGTTTTATCGATAA